The window CTTCGAGCGTGGAGAGGATCGTGACGGTGTCGAACTTGATGCGCTCGAGCATCGCGGCGAACAGCTCGAACGCCTCGCGCTTGTATTCGAAGCGGTAATCCTTCTGCGCATAGCCGCGCAGGTGGATTCCCTGGCGCAGGTAATCCATCGCGCCCAGATGGTCGCGCCACTGCTGGTCGAGCACGCGCAGCATGACGTCCTTCTCGAAGAACCGCATGATCGGGGTGCCTTCGGCATCGCGACCGATACGTTCGACCTTGGCGTCGTACATCGCATCGACGGCGCCCACGATGCGACCACGCAGCGTCGCTTCCTCGAGGTCGGGCTGATCCTTGAGCCACTGCGCAGGGTCGACCTGCGTCGCAAAATTCTTCTCGATGGCCTTTGCGAGCCCGTCGAGATTCCACTCCTCGTGGCTCAGATTGCTCGGCAGGTACTGGTCGAGCAGTCCGCCCACGACCTCCTGTCGGATGCCACGAACGGCGTCCGCGAGATTGTCCGCGCCCATGAGCTCGGTGCGCTGCTGGTAGATGACCTTGCGCTGGTCGTTGGCGACGTC is drawn from Fibrobacterota bacterium and contains these coding sequences:
- a CDS encoding SEC-C domain-containing protein translates to MRIFGDPNRTKKWLAMAGMKEGEVIESGMLTRQIEKAQRKVEAHNFDVRKQLLTFDDVANDQRKVIYQQRTELMGADNLADAVRGIRQEVVGGLLDQYLPSNLSHEEWNLDGLAKAIEKNFATQVDPAQWLKDQPDLEEATLRGRIVGAVDAMYDAKVERIGRDAEGTPIMRFFEKDVMLRVLDQQWRDHLGAMDYLRQGIHLRGYAQKDYRFEYKREAFELFAAMLERIKFDTVTILSTLEVQMKSREQLEREEEARRARLNQRLQAQHAEAASLAQLGSAGDAEAQAAAAQAAAAQGGVPQGARPAQPTQMPAQRPVRAAPKVGRNQPCPCGSGKKFKNCHGVLEGVE